One genomic window of Sporosarcina ureae includes the following:
- a CDS encoding cold-shock protein, which translates to MEQGKVKWFNAEKGYGFIEREDGDDVFVHFSAIQGDGFKTLEEGQDVSFEIEQGQRGLQATNVTKN; encoded by the coding sequence ATGGAACAAGGTAAAGTAAAATGGTTTAACGCAGAAAAAGGTTATGGCTTCATCGAACGTGAAGATGGCGACGATGTATTCGTACACTTCTCAGCTATCCAAGGTGATGGCTTCAAAACTCTAGAAGAAGGTCAAGACGTGTCTTTCGAGATCGAACAAGGACAACGCGGACTTCAAGCAACTAACGTTACTAAAAACTAA
- a CDS encoding MMPL family transporter, producing MTLQRFGKFVTQSYKWIFTFWLLLFGVMAYFAIQLPGLLAGDGFRVDGEHEHVMKIVSEDFGLPAESLFLVFDGKSDAEIDASLDQLEKLGVVSDTVSPLTEKEQYSKDLSYALLQFDKAPDDMPRVVEDIRDEMDGQKGVTLTGGGAFEHDVNQASQRDLMTAEAIGLPIAIIVLLFAFGTIVASFVPLIVGIGTVVSTLGILALLGNTVDLSIFVLNIVPMLGLALSIDFALLFISRYREELTKRSVSDSIIMTIRTAGRSIIFSAICVFIGLGAMLLIKVDIFMNIALGGMIVVGMAVVSSLTLLPSVLLMLGERIHKGRLLKERSEEANGWRKFAHYVIKRPVTIAIVAFVLLAIAVIPVKNMELTIPQIDSLPESFDTRVAFEQLEDEFGLGDESTVFLIAERDGSWKTTEGLGDMIALQDQLTNDPLVKDISTVFTISGIDNVSEWEQTLRIPQMYDQLNPVLKNFTDSGNRLFIPVTLNAAGSSNEAQDWVRDWSEKDTGFNILLGGEPRFNQEIFDEIADQIIYVLLIIIVSTFFILMFAFRSLIIPVKAILMNILGLSATFGILVYIFQYGHFGLNPGTVALIIPVIVFSLVFGLSMDYEVFLISRMQEEFAQSFDNDKSTVEGLATTSKVITSAALIMIVLTGAFAFTDVMPVKQIGVGIAVAVAIDATIIRLLLVPSLMKLFGKWNWWLPFGKGLYRSTSQQNSIKK from the coding sequence ATGACATTGCAACGTTTTGGGAAGTTTGTAACTCAATCATATAAATGGATTTTCACATTTTGGCTTTTGCTATTTGGTGTGATGGCGTATTTCGCTATTCAGTTACCCGGCTTGCTTGCAGGAGATGGCTTCCGCGTAGACGGTGAGCATGAACACGTGATGAAGATCGTTTCGGAAGACTTCGGTTTACCTGCTGAGTCTTTATTTTTAGTATTTGACGGAAAATCCGATGCAGAAATCGATGCGTCACTTGATCAGCTGGAAAAACTCGGGGTCGTGTCGGATACCGTATCCCCTCTTACTGAAAAAGAACAGTATTCAAAAGACTTATCCTATGCCCTGCTCCAATTCGATAAAGCGCCTGATGATATGCCGCGTGTCGTGGAAGATATCCGCGACGAGATGGATGGTCAAAAAGGCGTAACACTCACAGGCGGAGGAGCATTTGAACACGACGTCAACCAAGCTAGCCAACGTGACTTGATGACAGCTGAAGCGATCGGTTTGCCGATTGCGATCATCGTGCTACTGTTTGCGTTTGGTACGATCGTTGCTTCATTCGTTCCATTGATCGTCGGAATCGGCACAGTCGTTTCTACTCTCGGCATTTTAGCACTGCTCGGCAATACGGTGGACCTATCCATCTTCGTACTGAATATCGTACCGATGCTCGGTCTCGCCCTCTCTATCGACTTTGCGTTATTATTCATTAGTCGTTATCGGGAAGAACTTACTAAACGCAGCGTGTCAGATTCTATCATTATGACGATTCGCACTGCAGGCCGTTCGATAATATTCTCAGCTATTTGTGTGTTCATCGGACTCGGTGCGATGCTTCTTATCAAAGTGGATATTTTCATGAATATCGCACTTGGGGGAATGATTGTCGTAGGTATGGCAGTCGTTTCTTCACTTACTCTGTTGCCTTCCGTTCTGCTGATGCTTGGCGAACGCATCCATAAAGGACGTCTGCTGAAAGAGCGTAGCGAAGAGGCGAACGGTTGGAGAAAGTTTGCGCATTATGTGATCAAGCGTCCCGTGACGATTGCAATCGTTGCGTTTGTGTTACTCGCCATCGCTGTAATTCCAGTGAAAAATATGGAATTGACGATTCCACAGATTGATTCATTGCCGGAATCATTTGATACACGTGTAGCCTTTGAACAACTTGAAGATGAATTTGGTTTAGGCGACGAGAGTACCGTGTTCCTGATCGCAGAGCGTGACGGCAGCTGGAAGACGACAGAAGGTCTCGGCGATATGATCGCATTACAGGACCAGTTAACGAATGACCCATTAGTCAAAGATATTTCGACTGTCTTTACGATCAGTGGAATCGATAACGTCTCTGAATGGGAGCAAACTCTGCGTATTCCACAAATGTACGACCAACTCAATCCCGTGCTGAAGAATTTCACCGATAGTGGTAACCGTTTATTCATTCCAGTGACATTAAACGCTGCCGGCAGTTCGAACGAAGCACAAGACTGGGTTCGTGACTGGTCAGAGAAAGATACAGGCTTTAATATTTTGCTTGGTGGTGAACCGCGGTTCAACCAGGAAATTTTCGATGAAATAGCGGATCAAATCATATACGTGTTGCTGATTATTATCGTCTCTACTTTCTTCATCTTGATGTTCGCGTTCCGTTCATTGATTATTCCGGTGAAAGCGATTCTGATGAATATTCTCGGATTGTCGGCTACATTCGGCATTCTCGTCTATATATTCCAGTACGGCCACTTCGGATTAAATCCAGGTACCGTAGCGCTCATCATCCCAGTCATCGTCTTCAGTCTAGTATTCGGCTTAAGTATGGACTACGAAGTATTCCTCATTTCGCGGATGCAAGAAGAGTTCGCGCAGTCGTTCGATAATGATAAGTCGACGGTTGAGGGATTGGCCACGACAAGTAAAGTCATTACGTCCGCCGCGCTCATCATGATCGTTCTGACAGGCGCTTTCGCGTTTACAGACGTCATGCCAGTGAAGCAAATCGGCGTAGGTATCGCAGTCGCAGTGGCGATCGATGCGACGATTATTAGACTATTGCTCGTGCCAAGCTTAATGAAACTGTTCGGCAAGTGGAACT
- a CDS encoding inorganic phosphate transporter yields MDTILILTILVVIFALAFDFINGFHDTANAIATSVSTRALKPRTAIMLAASMNFIGALTFTGVAKTITKDIVDPFVLENGSLVILAALVSAIIWNLVTWYFGIPSSSSHALIGSIAGSAIAAAGFGILNYSGFIKIIQALLLSPIIALVGGFLVMTLLRMVLKNRNLFKANRRIRYMQIGTAAIQSFTHGTNDAQKAMGIITMALIAAELQTTDDIQLWVRIAAATAMGIGTSIGGYKIIKTVGGKIMKIRPIHGIASDLNSAVIIFGATLLHLPVSTTHVISSSIMGVGSAQRLKGVKWGVAQKIVLTWIITMPISALMAAVVYKIFTLFL; encoded by the coding sequence ATGGATACGATTCTCATACTAACCATTCTCGTCGTGATATTTGCCTTGGCGTTCGACTTCATCAATGGTTTCCACGATACAGCTAACGCGATCGCTACATCTGTATCGACACGGGCATTGAAACCTCGGACTGCGATCATGCTGGCCGCCTCGATGAACTTCATCGGAGCGCTGACATTCACAGGCGTAGCGAAAACCATTACGAAAGATATCGTCGATCCGTTCGTATTGGAAAACGGATCGCTCGTCATTTTGGCAGCACTCGTTTCCGCGATCATCTGGAACTTGGTCACGTGGTATTTCGGAATCCCTTCCAGCTCTTCGCATGCACTGATCGGCTCCATTGCCGGCTCGGCGATTGCGGCAGCGGGTTTTGGCATTCTGAATTACAGTGGCTTCATCAAAATCATCCAAGCACTGTTGCTATCTCCTATCATTGCACTAGTTGGTGGATTTCTTGTCATGACCCTATTACGGATGGTATTAAAGAACCGTAATTTATTCAAAGCGAACCGCCGTATCCGTTACATGCAAATCGGTACGGCTGCGATTCAATCGTTCACGCATGGTACGAATGACGCGCAAAAAGCGATGGGTATTATTACGATGGCTTTGATAGCGGCAGAATTACAGACAACCGATGATATCCAGCTATGGGTACGAATTGCGGCGGCTACTGCGATGGGTATCGGTACGTCAATCGGTGGTTATAAGATTATCAAGACCGTTGGCGGCAAGATTATGAAAATCCGGCCGATTCACGGGATTGCGTCAGACTTGAACTCCGCAGTCATTATTTTCGGTGCCACACTTCTTCATTTACCTGTCAGCACGACGCACGTAATCTCTTCTTCTATTATGGGAGTCGGTTCAGCGCAACGCTTAAAAGGCGTGAAATGGGGAGTCGCACAGAAGATTGTTTTGACGTGGATTATCACGATGCCAATCTCTGCATTAATGGCTGCAGTCGTCTATAAAATATTCACACTTTTCCTATAA
- a CDS encoding DUF47 domain-containing protein has translation MLGPRKPDPFFTALLDIAKHVQASMHYANDSKVHSVSDLKEISIRMKEYETAGDTLIHELITKLNTSFMTPIEREDILNIAIAMDDILDGMEHFLANLEMFSLIEIDEYMQKFINNIMKSTDEIVLAMELLTKKKLVEMRSHAVQIKEYERICDEVLRTSIKQMFLREKDPIRIIQLKDLYELLEDTADFCQDVANNIETIIMRNA, from the coding sequence ATGCTAGGTCCACGTAAACCCGATCCATTTTTTACAGCATTATTAGACATCGCGAAACATGTGCAGGCATCTATGCACTATGCGAACGATTCTAAAGTCCATTCTGTGTCAGACCTGAAAGAAATTAGTATTCGAATGAAAGAGTATGAAACGGCAGGCGACACGCTGATTCATGAATTGATAACCAAACTAAATACGTCGTTCATGACACCTATTGAACGGGAAGATATTTTGAATATTGCGATTGCCATGGATGATATTTTGGATGGCATGGAGCATTTCCTTGCGAACCTTGAGATGTTCTCTCTCATCGAAATTGATGAATACATGCAGAAATTCATCAATAACATCATGAAAAGTACCGATGAAATCGTTCTTGCGATGGAATTGCTGACGAAGAAAAAGTTGGTTGAGATGCGCTCGCATGCTGTGCAAATCAAAGAGTACGAACGTATTTGCGATGAAGTTTTGCGAACTTCCATCAAGCAAATGTTCCTTCGCGAAAAAGATCCGATCCGCATCATTCAACTGAAAGATTTGTATGAACTACTTGAAGATACCGCAGACTTTTGTCAAGACGTGGCAAATAATATTGAAACAATCATCATGCGCAACGCATAA